A stretch of the Nosocomiicoccus ampullae genome encodes the following:
- the nfsA gene encoding oxygen-insensitive NADPH nitroreductase, whose protein sequence is MNETIKLLQNHRSIRDFEDRPLEKDVVETLVKSAQQASTSSYVQAYSIIGVTDEDKKQAIMEVSTQPYVKDNGHLFIFVADYNRHLQLAKRKGYDVNFETTESLLVGVVDAALAAQNLAVAAESLDLGICYLGSIRNNTKKIIEILDLPEGTFPVIGMAVGYKNSNGSFKERLPLDTVYFENSYPEFEAVEESLNEYDETINQYYKNRDKNKREDNWSEQVIRKLSKMGEVRADIKDVLNEQGYLKD, encoded by the coding sequence ATGAACGAAACAATTAAATTACTACAAAACCACCGCTCAATTCGAGATTTTGAAGATCGACCACTTGAAAAGGATGTCGTAGAAACACTTGTTAAATCAGCACAACAAGCATCGACATCAAGCTACGTTCAAGCGTATTCAATTATCGGAGTTACTGATGAAGATAAAAAACAAGCAATTATGGAAGTAAGTACGCAGCCGTATGTTAAAGATAACGGCCATTTATTCATTTTCGTAGCGGATTATAACCGTCATTTACAACTCGCAAAACGTAAAGGATACGACGTAAATTTTGAAACGACAGAAAGTTTACTCGTCGGTGTTGTAGACGCAGCACTTGCAGCACAAAACTTAGCGGTTGCAGCAGAGTCACTTGATTTAGGAATTTGTTATTTAGGATCAATTCGTAACAACACGAAAAAAATCATTGAAATTTTAGACTTACCTGAAGGCACATTCCCAGTAATTGGTATGGCAGTTGGTTACAAAAATAGTAATGGTAGCTTTAAAGAAAGACTTCCACTTGACACAGTTTACTTTGAAAACTCTTATCCAGAGTTTGAAGCGGTTGAAGAATCATTAAATGAATACGATGAAACAATCAATCAGTACTACAAAAACCGCGATAAAAACAAACGTGAAGACAACTGGTCAGAACAAGTCATTCGAAAATTATCGAAAATGGGAGAAGTACGTGCAGATATTAAAGATGTCCTAAACGAACAAGGATATTTAAAAGATTAA
- the trmL gene encoding tRNA (uridine(34)/cytosine(34)/5-carboxymethylaminomethyluridine(34)-2'-O)-methyltransferase TrmL — protein MNHIVLFQPDIPQNTGNIGRTCAATKTKLHLIKPLGFEITDKHLKRAGMDYWYQLDVTYYDSIEEFLEQADGMLYFISKFGENYYHEEDYSNTEENHYFIFGKETAGLPDYIKEKYKDRLMRIPMHKDFRSLNLANTVAMVLYEAIRQQGFKGLI, from the coding sequence ATGAATCATATCGTATTATTTCAGCCAGATATTCCGCAAAATACTGGAAATATCGGACGCACATGTGCAGCAACAAAAACAAAATTACATTTAATTAAACCGCTCGGGTTTGAAATTACAGATAAGCATTTAAAACGTGCAGGTATGGACTACTGGTATCAGTTAGACGTGACATATTACGACAGTATTGAAGAATTTTTAGAACAAGCAGACGGAATGCTGTACTTTATATCTAAATTTGGAGAAAATTATTATCATGAAGAGGACTACAGTAATACTGAAGAAAACCATTATTTTATCTTTGGTAAAGAAACTGCAGGACTCCCGGATTATATTAAAGAAAAATATAAGGACCGCTTAATGCGTATTCCGATGCATAAAGATTTTAGAAGTTTAAACCTTGCAAATACAGTTGCGATGGTGCTTTATGAAGCGATTCGTCAACAAGGATTTAAAGGATTAATATAG
- the queG gene encoding tRNA epoxyqueuosine(34) reductase QueG: MDYQALKEEIIEYAHSIGIDEIGFTTAEPFHEFRDKLISYYENNYESGFEKGTIEERVDPKLSLPSAKSIIAIAVGYPNRLPKDAPKSRKGERRGIFARASWGVDYHQLLRKRLDKLEAFIKERVDGAEMMSMVDTGVLSDREVALRSGLGFIGKNGFIINPELGTWTYLGEMLINIPFPPDKPLVGTCGDCTICIDRCPTGALVGNGQLDSKKCISFLTQTKTFVPDEFRKSIGNRIYGCDTCQQVCPLNVGINTQQDDIILEPEILKPELTSLLKVSNREFKETYGHLAGVWRGKNPLQRNAIIALAHFKEESAIPTLKDVAENDVRPVIKGTAYWAIGQILGDEALEYISERYKQETDEDVKIEMLKGIQEG, translated from the coding sequence ATGGACTATCAAGCGTTAAAAGAAGAGATTATAGAGTACGCACATTCAATTGGTATCGACGAAATCGGATTTACAACAGCTGAACCGTTTCATGAGTTTAGAGATAAACTCATCTCATATTATGAAAACAATTATGAGTCTGGTTTCGAAAAAGGGACGATAGAAGAGCGTGTAGATCCAAAACTATCACTACCGAGTGCGAAATCGATTATTGCGATTGCTGTTGGGTACCCGAACAGATTACCTAAAGATGCCCCAAAATCACGTAAAGGTGAGCGCCGCGGGATATTTGCTCGTGCGTCTTGGGGAGTAGATTATCATCAGCTTTTAAGAAAAAGACTCGATAAGTTAGAAGCATTTATTAAAGAAAGAGTCGACGGTGCAGAGATGATGTCGATGGTCGATACGGGAGTATTATCCGATAGAGAAGTCGCACTTAGAAGTGGTCTCGGATTTATAGGTAAAAATGGATTTATAATCAATCCAGAACTCGGGACATGGACGTACTTAGGTGAAATGCTGATCAACATACCTTTTCCTCCAGATAAACCACTCGTTGGAACGTGTGGTGACTGTACAATTTGTATTGACAGATGTCCAACAGGTGCACTCGTTGGTAACGGACAACTCGACTCTAAAAAGTGTATTTCATTTTTAACACAAACGAAAACTTTTGTACCAGATGAATTTAGAAAATCGATTGGTAACAGAATTTACGGCTGTGATACATGTCAGCAAGTATGTCCGTTAAATGTTGGAATTAACACACAGCAAGACGATATCATTTTAGAGCCAGAAATTTTAAAGCCAGAATTAACGAGTCTATTAAAGGTATCAAATCGAGAATTTAAAGAAACATATGGACATTTAGCTGGTGTATGGCGTGGTAAAAATCCACTACAACGAAATGCGATTATCGCACTCGCACATTTTAAAGAAGAAAGTGCGATTCCAACATTGAAAGATGTTGCTGAAAACGATGTTCGACCTGTGATTAAAGGAACAGCATACTGGGCGATCGGTCAAATATTAGGCGACGAGGCACTTGAATATATTAGTGAGAGATATAAACAAGAAACTGACGAAGATGTTAAAATAGAAATGTTAAAAGGTATTCAAGAGGGGTAA
- a CDS encoding DUF6176 family protein — MYKVELTKFRVKPGKTKKVDRWMEYIHNNMEGVIRNVEGEKVYVETIFREAFNDVEYLYWYTIQDKEAAESDTVSYIDQTHIDFFEDCIDHTFHPEDMVAEALIIPERIKQAMQY; from the coding sequence ATGTACAAAGTGGAGTTAACTAAATTTAGAGTTAAACCTGGAAAAACTAAAAAAGTCGATCGTTGGATGGAGTATATACATAACAATATGGAAGGTGTTATTCGTAACGTTGAAGGAGAAAAAGTTTACGTTGAAACAATCTTCCGCGAAGCGTTTAACGATGTCGAATATTTATATTGGTATACAATACAAGATAAAGAAGCTGCTGAGAGCGACACAGTTTCATATATCGATCAGACACATATAGACTTTTTTGAAGACTGTATTGATCACACATTCCATCCGGAAGATATGGTTGCAGAGGCACTCATTATTCCTGAACGTATAAAACAAGCAATGCAGTATTAA
- a CDS encoding Maf family protein — MLILASGSPRRQDLLKQVEINFLTIIPNVDESSVTETDPKEKAMTLARLKSHAIDNDEDIILSCDTLIHYNGEILEKPKDKNDARRMLKMLSGNTHTVISAALLRKGDAEIPIVRETEVEFFDLDDKTIDHYLNTDEPYDKAAAYGIQGLGAMFVKHISGDYNAVVGLPLGDICRELREL, encoded by the coding sequence ATGCTTATTTTAGCATCTGGTTCACCAAGACGGCAAGACCTACTAAAACAAGTTGAGATAAACTTTTTAACGATTATCCCAAATGTTGACGAATCATCTGTGACTGAGACAGACCCTAAAGAAAAAGCGATGACACTCGCACGCTTAAAATCTCACGCGATTGATAACGACGAAGACATTATTTTATCTTGTGACACACTGATCCACTATAACGGTGAAATTTTAGAAAAACCAAAAGACAAAAATGACGCACGACGCATGCTTAAAATGCTATCAGGAAATACGCATACTGTGATTTCAGCAGCATTACTCCGTAAAGGCGACGCTGAAATACCAATCGTTAGAGAAACAGAAGTCGAGTTTTTTGATTTAGACGATAAAACAATCGACCACTACTTAAACACAGACGAACCATATGATAAGGCAGCAGCCTATGGCATCCAAGGACTCGGCGCGATGTTTGTAAAACATATTTCCGGTGATTATAACGCTGTCGTCGGGCTTCCACTCGGAGATATATGTAGAGAACTAAGAGAATTGTAG
- a CDS encoding nuclease-related domain-containing protein, translating into MQIKKSLVHRQLIALKKRGHLSFKTINYLKQLNLGHNGEVSFANIFDSVMTDYCETIHDFRFILDGSERQIDTVAIFNNAILIFEIKNHQRNQVFHNGSFYSYKTKKEIKSPLHQINDTANKFSELLYSIDQRIPIHSYVVYINRNFQLYNLPLKEPIIMYSQLSNFLNDLKNQHTLVKPHVQMLKDQIIHLNDEIPRYCDVDYTFESLNKGIFCENDGSELLSNGLEKYICGNCGTFYQQKDVVFQLVEDFRALFPDEKITLNKLYEFSGKKISHYKLQKVLNAYYEKIGVRRGAYYVDKKPYNDN; encoded by the coding sequence ATGCAGATTAAAAAATCTCTTGTTCATCGTCAATTGATTGCCTTAAAGAAACGTGGCCATTTATCTTTTAAAACAATCAACTATTTGAAGCAATTAAATTTAGGTCACAACGGAGAAGTATCTTTTGCAAATATTTTCGATAGTGTGATGACAGATTACTGCGAGACGATTCATGATTTTCGATTTATTTTGGATGGTTCCGAACGTCAAATCGATACAGTGGCGATTTTTAATAATGCTATCCTAATTTTTGAAATTAAAAACCATCAGAGAAATCAAGTTTTTCATAATGGTAGTTTTTATAGCTACAAGACTAAAAAAGAAATAAAGTCTCCGCTTCATCAAATTAATGACACTGCTAATAAATTCTCAGAACTACTCTATTCTATAGATCAAAGAATTCCTATTCATAGCTACGTCGTCTATATAAACCGAAATTTCCAGCTCTATAACTTACCATTAAAAGAGCCAATTATCATGTATTCACAGCTCAGTAATTTTTTGAATGATCTAAAAAACCAACACACTCTCGTTAAACCGCATGTTCAAATGCTTAAAGATCAAATTATTCATTTAAATGATGAAATACCGCGATATTGTGATGTCGATTATACATTTGAATCATTAAATAAAGGGATATTTTGTGAAAATGATGGTAGTGAATTACTTTCTAATGGTTTAGAAAAATATATCTGTGGAAATTGTGGCACATTTTATCAGCAAAAAGATGTCGTGTTTCAGCTTGTTGAAGATTTTCGAGCATTATTTCCAGATGAAAAAATCACGTTAAACAAGTTATATGAATTTAGTGGAAAGAAAATCTCTCACTATAAGCTTCAGAAAGTATTGAACGCATACTATGAAAAGATTGG